One genomic segment of Nerophis lumbriciformis linkage group LG20, RoL_Nlum_v2.1, whole genome shotgun sequence includes these proteins:
- the cdk9 gene encoding cyclin-dependent kinase 9, with amino-acid sequence MQREKTNNSGGAEKSDREAAIMSKYYDGVEFPFCDEFSKYEKLAKIGQGTFGEVFKAKHRQTGKKVALKKVLMENEKEGFPITALREIKILQLLKHENVVNLIEICRTKATQYNRYKGSIYLVFDFCEHDLAGLLSNTNVKFTLSEIKKVMQMLLNGLYYIHRNKILHRDMKAANVLITRDGVLKLADFGLARAFSLAKNSQGNRYTNRVVTLWYRPPELLLGERDYGPPIDLWGAGCIMAEMWTRSPIMQGNTEQHQLTLISQLCGSITAEVWPDVDKKYELYQKMELPKGQKRKVKDRLKAYVKDAYALDLIDKLLVLDPAQRTDSDDALNHDFFWSDPMPSDLKTMLSTHNTSMFEYLAPPRRRSHMPQQQPNQNRNPATTSQTEFDRVF; translated from the exons ATGCAGCGAGAAAAAACAAATAACTCAGGCGGGGCTGAAAA GTCTGACCGGGAGGCTGCCATCATGTCCAAGTACTACGATGGAGTTGAATTTCCTTTTTGCGACGAATTCTCCAAATATGAAAAACTGGCAAAAATAGGACAAGGAACCTTTGG GGAAGTGTTCAAAGCCAAACACAGACAAACTGGAAAGAAGGTTGCCCTGAAGAAAGTTTTAATGGAAAATGAAAAAGAAGGG TTTCCAATCACTGCGCTCAGAGAGATAAAGATCCTACAGCTGCTCAAACACGAGAATGTGGTAAACTTGATTGAGATCTGCAGAACCAAAG CAACTCAGTATAATCGCTACAAAGGCAGCATCTACCTGGTGTTTGACTTTTGTGAGCACGACCTGGCCGGGCTGCTGAGCAACACCAATGTAAAGTTCACCCTGTCAGAGATCAAGAAGGTCATGCAAATGTTGCTCAATGGATTGTACTACATCCACCGAAATAAG ATCCTTCACAGAGACATGAAGGCAGCCAACGTGCTCATCACCAGAGACGGCGTACTCAAGCTAGCTGACTTTGGTTTGGCTCGAGCTTTTAGCCTGGCCAAAAACAGCCAGGGAAACCGCTACACCAACCGCGTGGTCACATTGTGGTACAGACCTCCCGAGCTGCTGCTTG GTGAGCGAGATTACGGCCCCCCTATCGACTTGTGGGGAGCGGGTTGCATCATGGCAGAAATGTGGACAAGAAGTCCCATCATGCAAGGAAACACAGAGCAGCACCAGCTAACTCTCATTAGTCAGCTTTGTGGCTCCATCACTGCTGAG GTGTGGCCAGACGTGGACAAAAAATATGAGCTGTACCAGAAAATGGAGTTGCCCAAAGGCCAAAAGAGGAAAGTGAAGGATCGTCTCAAAGCTTACGTCAAAGACGCCTACGCTCTGGACCTTATTGACAAGCTGTTGGTCCTGGACCCCGCCCAGCGCACAGATAGTGATGACGCCCTTAACCATGACTTCTTCTGGTCTGACCCAATGCCGTCGGACCTGAAGACTATGTtgtccacacacaacacatcCATGTTTGAATATCTGGCCCCTCCTAGGCGGAGAAGTCACATGCCCCAACAGCAGCCCAACCAGAACAGAAACCCCGCCACCACCAGTCAGACTGAGTTTGATAGAGTCTTTTGA